AATGTATACGGAGTGTTGCAAAAATACTTggttattatattagatatctctttatttttttcactatttaaatgtaatatttcactAATTCACgagatattttccttcacctttTGCAAACACACTTGTATGCCTAAAGTATTAGTGGGATCCCGCATCCGAACCAAAATACACACATTAACcatagtatattttatattgtctcTTAATCGACATGTTGAAACTTTTCTtgtagttcaaaatattttattcgaatcGTTATcctacaagttttttttatctaggcCACTCTGTCTTTGCTGTGCAAAGGAAATCCaaaaatccttccacgattctctgttctgagatacatggaaccagcccgtcTCGCCTCAATCAACAATTTCATATCATAACTTGACACCGTAACAACTACTTAATATCCAAATCAGGGTGCTATCCATCTTAATTTTTagcaactaagtaccagtgtcaGAGAAGATCAGGTCGTCAGAGGGGAGACGTCTTCTAAATCAATCTCCTTAACGACGGGCAAAGACGTACAAATCACACCTGAACGTGCCTTCTGAATACTGAGGAACTAGTTTCGACGATAAATGGTAACCCATTCACGGACCAACAGTGCTGAGTGATGAATAACTCTTGCGTTACTAGGCACGAGCGTCTCTATAACATAATATCctcattcaaatgtttttgaatttaaatttaaataaggataaatattattatgtctaacTGCTGCTTAGTCGGAAGACACCATTGTCTGgctcaaaacaaaaagaaaaaattatacAATGACTCCTAGTAGATACTCGCGGAATTTATTTAACCCTTTCTTTCCCCAAGTCGGGTCTACACGTCCAAAAGTTGTTACACTTAAATCGAATTGCAAACTTCTTTATTGATTTGGAGTGCGATTACTATTCTTACCGTAGTTCGTAATTCTTTTATATAACTTTCACGTAGATCGCATGTTTTTCAACTTGACAGCTGCGTAAAGTAAGACTTCTTATCGGTTCCTGGATTATTTTGTCTGAAGTAACGGGAATCTGATCGGATAAAATTTGCACAGTGAATTTAAATTTGTGGTAACCATTTTTATGCAGTGATTGCGACAAAATTTATACATCATCGAGAAGACTACTAGAGGTTTTACTGGCATTAAAGGActctacaattaaataaatcgtGTTAGTAAAATTAACCTGCTTACTAGTGAAAATGAGAAGGGAAAGGGTTCATTCTACTGGaacgaaaacaaaatgataattggtattataattattaacgcACCTTTTATAACAATGAACCCCAAAAAAGAAAGCAATGGCCGCAAGGTCAGGGCTTACAGTCAGTAGGTCGCTGTCACAGAATGAATAATAACAGCCGGCAGAAcgcacaaacatacatacacatccTTACCGCAAGACAAACGGACGTTACCGCACTTCCTTgtctaataattaaaaagaaaaatttgaaataaaatttcgaATTTCTTGTGCTGTGGGGCTTAGAAATAGTGCATTCATCCTGTATCAAATCGATAAGGAATCACGCGTGACATAGATATTTGAAGAAAACTTGATAACAGACATTCAACCTCTTAGTCTTCTGACCAAGAAGACTACTGAGAACATCGGAGATAAGTAAACAAATCATATAGAAAACGATATTGTGACGTCATGAAGAACTGTGTGAAGATGAGTTACAAGGTGGTAGTAGTGTTGTACTTACAAATCGCTGCGATGTTTAGTGCTCCAGTACAGCTGCAAGTCATGCCAATGCAGTACGGGATGCAGCCTCAACTGCCTTTCCTGAAGAACATGGTGCCAAATATGCAAGCTCCTTCTGCGTAAGTACTCTCTTGGAAAATTCAAATGAAAGTTTCTTTTGTGAACAATTTTAAGAAACGAACTAtgttaatttgaaactattgaatttcaaacaaataatgcAATAATCGCTAAGCTGTTGGCGCAACTTCGTCTACGTTGACATGaagatactatttttttaatcgaagtTGTAGTTTTAGGGGACTCGCATCTTCTCACTcgcatttttgtaacatatttaattactttgcgCTTAACAATAATAGCGTGATTATATATAGGTATCACATAGCCTTTTTCATTAAATAGACAGTctaaagtcgttttttttatcgatCCTGAGATAAAGGCGTTCAAACTAACCAACAGacgcttcagctttataatacatataagtATATTACAAAGCTAAAGAAGAGTTTTGTTCatgtatagattaaaataaatactctgtTCGGTCGTAAGTCTTGCAATAAATTCACTTTTGTAGTCTTCAAAGATACCTGGGGTTAGAGctaaaaactaatatttgttgttgtactGTTAGTCTATTTTTTCAATGAAACTGTACTAACAAGTCGAGAGGCGCGGTTTCTTAGATTACACACAAACACATTCCACAATTTGTCACACTATAAGGCCTACGTTAAGAATGTTTAAGCAGGAAAAAATGTACCCAAAAAATTCCATCTCATTACccctttaaaaatgttgtttgtctAATTATGTTCATGCTAAAGTACGGTACGAATAGTTAGTCaaccatttaaaacaatttttattataagttcatttataaaaaaataaggagcACTAAAAGAGAATGTCATCTAGTTTTTCAATTTCGAGAAGGTGAAgcttcaatttatataaaaactttgtCTTGTTTGCCTAAAGTACGGTAATATTAATAGGAGTTACTTCTGTACAAGAGCAAGATGTGAACATGAATCGATGAATGGAGAGATGATAATAATAAcagctttaattaatttaatgtccaAGTTTGCAgcaaatatctaaataattaaactcgTAAGAGGTAGTTATCCGGCCATGTGATCTATTCTTCTACtcttagtattaaaattaaagcattaAGAATAACAATATCCTTACTATCTTTCAGATATCCACAACAGCCATTAATGTTCCTTCTGCCAAACGCCGCACCCAAATCAGATGCAGACACCAGATATGTAAACCTAAACGAACCAGAGAATAACAGTCTCAAAATAAACGCTGGCCATATAGATGAAGGCAAAGACGCCGTAGTCATTGATGCTATTCCAAAAGCTACGGAAGCTGAAACACGAAATGCAGTCGTATACCTTCCGGATGAAGGTAGATTTTCGATCGGCCAAATTATTTCGTACATTCCTTTTTTACCTATTGAAGTGAATGTACCTGATACCATATCCTGGATTACTAGCATTCTGACTGGAGGATGGTTCAGGCCTCAAAACCCACCAGCTAGTGTTGGTAATGTCAAGCGGCTCTCTAATGCTCCCGTTCCTGTCATAGTGGTACCGTACCCAGCACCAATGCCACAGGTTTGATTCAATGGAACGATTGGAGCGAGGAAGACtgattgtaaattattgtaatgtaagtTTATCAAGAGGTAGCTAGCTGGTTTTATTGGTATCGTGTTGTCAATAAATGTAGTATTTATTTCagtgatttgttttctttacgaTTCTATGGTAATAGAAAGAATATTagaaatcttatttaattttttcttagTTGTCTTGACCAATGAGTgtcatatttaattaactaatattGAATATCGTTTACTCGTCTAAACTGCAAGCACGAAATTAAGAGGTATAGGGATGTAGAAAAAGAATTCATGTATGCaaaatggtttattattaagaaataatcaTTACAAATTGCTGTTTTACTGAGgccttaaataattaaacatataattaaacattatatattttacattaaacctAAGACGTTATGGTAACAAATCTTAACTTTAAAAAGGCTGAGTTCAAGAGTCTAACCAGAGGTGACAGAATTggtattaattgatttaattttataaaaatatggttacACTTTCAAACTGCAACCAAGCTgctaaaattttcattaatccaaagtagttataaaaatatttgaacaaacaaaactacaaatcattaatattactttcaaaacTAAACCTACTTCGGACTAAAAGGCGGTGCAATAAACTCGCTCCTAAAATGGCAACACTTACAATACAAGCCGATAATCTAACGACAAAACATTTAGTACACCCGTAATTATGTCACGGATGTCATACAAACTGCCTCATTAGACTATCAGCAAGCTAAGGGGCAATAAAACTAATATCTTGATGGCCGATTTTGGTTTCAACCCATTGAACTATTAATAGGCGAAACACATAGAAAGACTAGAAAGTTTTGTATCAGTTACGGTCTAAAATGGTCTGCACTTTTACTGGTAAAGtgaataaaaacgaaattgatGCTCATTGCACTCGAAATTCTAAACCAAAATGTTGAGTTGTGGTTTAGGTCTCATCAAAACTTCTGGCCGTAACACACTTTTGGACAAAACATTAGTATCAAATAAAGTTTTGCTCAGAAGTGTCAGTTGGGTTGCTTATTGGCCGTTAACGCCAACGGTGTCGTGGTCAACTGGGTAGCCGTCAGCATTCAAGTCCTTCTTGGGGACGATGATGGAGACCGGGTAGGTGAAGCTGTAGAAGAATCCGTGAGGGGGACCCTGGAAACAAGATATTCAAGATTAATGacaaatatcataatttttttgAACTATTCTTCAGTCGTTGGTTAACTTAAGACCCCTTAAGATAAATAGGGCACTTCTTATCGAAAGTATGAAGTCTTAACGTAGGGTCACTGTGCAGCAACATCCAACCCTTCGAAAGTCGGTACCTTTAAAGTGCCGCAAGATGACAAAAAACTTGTACTGAGATTATTTTCCGAGAATAAGCTTTAAAATGATCATACATTGATATGagaactcttttatttttaaaatgaaatacaacaACACTTACGGTTGGTTCTGGCTCTTCATATTTGCCTTCCTCAGTTTCCTGCTGACCGTACTGTTTCTGTTGACCGtactgctgctgctgctgctgttgaCCATATTGtggctgctgctgctgctgacCATACTGCTGTTGTTGACCGAACTGTTGTTGCTGGCCGTACTGTTGGCCTCCCTGGTTGTAGGCACCGCTTTGAGCTTGCGCGTAAGCGAGGTTCTTGCCTTCACGAGGCTGTTCCGCAGACACTACGACTCCGTTCAATTCAGAAGCCTGGGCCTCGTAGGGCTGGTACTggctgaaaaaagaaaatagttcgTAAATATTGATGTCATTGAGCTATACTAATTAATTTGCGAATATGTGTACCGTTATTTGACCAATGAAGATGCAGAAAATATATTGCGACGAATTCAGAAAATACTTAGGACTGCTTAATAAATTCACATCCATACACACATTcaacaagtttaataaattcttaaatgatGTTTAGAGGATATGGCAGTAATAGCCAATTAAAAACTGATTTCACTGTTACAGAGCATACAAATAGTTACGATTGTTACGAATagcaaattttcaatttatgaaaatgacaCTTCAAGTAATTCCATAAATGTTATTGATCTAATTCGGTCCGAATGGGAACTAAGATCACAATAAGTCTTACTTGTAGTTATTGTTGTAGTTTCCTGCCGGTGGTGGAACGGTAGGGGCTTTGGAGTTGGCTTCAGCTGCCTCTTTCCATGCCTTCTCGAAAGCAAGACGAGCTTCCCTAAGGGCGGGAGTCTCTTCAGCGGGCTTCAGCTCAACCTTAGGGATGTTGTCTTCTTGGTGGAAGCCTTCGCTGTCAGCCCAGTAACGGACcttgaaacaattaatttgaTAAGTTACCAGGAGTTGTTTGCAACGAGACTAATGAAAATGGCAAAAATAAAGGGCAAACCaaatcgattttgaaaattaccAACTGCCTAAGAAACTCACacgaatttttttttggctAGTCCATGTTCATATGAATGAAGCCTATAAATAACAAcgctaaagaaaaaaacaagcaTTGGAAATGCCATCCGATACCAATATTTGGGTGTTATATTTCAAGGTGCTAACTAGTGCTATTTCGTGTCagacataatatttgttttatctagATGCAAATATGATGATTTTAGACGATGCGTATATTTCTAGACTTGTCAAATATTGACTACCGCAAAATTTGGGCATAACGAGAAAATTAATCAGCTCTAAATATAATCTTGAACTACACTTCTTATATGGTTAGTCGtgaacagtaaaataatattatcgtCCTTGCACTATTCAGTAAAATCagtataaagatttttttatcaagttcacTTCTTTAAGAGACCCGTACCTTGATAAGATCGTTGCTGCTTCCAGCCTTGTAGACATAGGATCCAGACACAAGACCGGAGCCCTCACGGTTTTCAACCTTCGAGGATTCGGGAGTTTCGTATCCATAGGCGTATTGACCTAGACCGTCCTGGCCGTGGTACTGGGCGGCGTTGTAGACCTAAAAAATTAGATAATAACAGGTTATTAGAAggaaaaataactttgaataaatCTGTTGAACTGGGTGCTACTAAAGTGAAGTCTATTTTGGATGACGATATAGATATTCAAGTCCATTTTGATCAAAGATTTGGATTATCACAACACGTTTATACAATAAACTCGCacaattttctacttttttagAACTTTCTGGAACTGTTTTATACGAATATTTGTGGATTAAGGACCTACCTCTTCAACGTAGTCGTCTGTGTTCTGGATCTCCTGTCCATTCTTCCAGTAGTGGCCGAGGGTAGGGCCAGCGTCAGCTGCACGAAACCTAGGGTCATCGTAACGGACCTggaaataaagaaaagtaaGATCCTTTTACTAATATGTTTCATCAACCAAACCCTGTCTTTTGCTAAGTCCTGTCAAACCCACATGACCCAAATACCTGCCTATCAGTATACAGTATCATGAGTATTAATATATTGGAAAATTCTCGtgtgtattttgataattttaatttcgttaaagATCTATGCAGTCAAAACCGActggtactttttttttttaaccaattatcgttgttttcaaataaagtgCTACGTTTAAATCTGATTCTTAGTTGCTTCTTCAAGCTACATATTATTGGCCTTTAAAAAGGTTccattttcttaataattgGGTTTAGGCTTACTAGTGGCAGGACAGCGGTGCGTCCAGACAGCGATGGTGAGGTGAAGGGCAGTGACTTGAGGTACTGCTGCGCCTCCTCAGGCGTGATGTCGTTCTGAAGATGAAGTTGTTTTGGGGCGCGCTTGACGCGATCGCCACctgtaaaacagaaaaaaattattagtttttatgttttttagtgcaatttattttagaattatagcgagtttaatttttggttttcgGTTGCCCTAAATTGTGAAGATAAGGGACTACCTATGAAAATTGAAGAAGGCTCTTAAATTATCTCCATGATTAAGTTTGCGTCACTTTtagtaaatattgaaaacgaTTCCGAATCTATTTTAAAACGTCCGAATTCGGTAAAACTATCTGCATATTCACAACCANNNNNNNNNNNNNNNNNNNNNNNNNNNNNNNNNNNNNNNNNNNNNNNNNNNNNNNNNNNNNNNNNNNNNNNNNNNNNNNNNNNNNNNNNNNNNNNNNNNNNNNNNNNNNNNNNNNNNNNNNNNNNNNNNNNNNNNNNNNNNNNNNNNNNNNNNNNNNNNNNNNNNNNNNNNNNNNNNNNNNNNNNNNNNNNNNNNNNNNNNNNNNNNNNNNNNNNNNNNNNNNNNNNNNNNNNNNNNNNNNNNNNNNNNNNNNNNNNNNNNNNNNNNNNNNNNNNNNNNNNNNNNNNNNNNNNNNNNNNNNNNNNNNNNNNNNNNNNNNNNNNNNNNNNNNNNNNNNNNNNNNNNNNNNNNNNNNNNNNNNNNNNNNNNNNNNNNNNNNNNNNNNNNNNNNNNNNNNNNNNNNNNNNNNNNNNNNNNNNNNNNNNNNNNNNNNNNNNNNNNNNNNNNNNNNNNNNNNNNNNNNNNNNNNNNNNNNNNNNNNNNNNNNNNNNNNN
This is a stretch of genomic DNA from Trichoplusia ni isolate ovarian cell line Hi5 chromosome 6, tn1, whole genome shotgun sequence. It encodes these proteins:
- the LOC113495319 gene encoding uncharacterized protein LOC113495319, producing MKNCVKMSYKVVVVLYLQIAAMFSAPVQLQVMPMQYGMQPQLPFLKNMVPNMQAPSAYPQQPLMFLLPNAAPKSDADTRYVNLNEPENNSLKINAGHIDEGKDAVVIDAIPKATEAETRNAVVYLPDEGRFSIGQIISYIPFLPIEVNVPDTISWITSILTGGWFRPQNPPASVGNVKRLSNAPVPVIVVPYPAPMPQV
- the LOC113495188 gene encoding RNA polymerase II degradation factor 1-like: MMQYQGHYNAGGDRVKRAPKQLHLQNDITPEEAQQYLKSLPFTSPSLSGRTAVLPLVRYDDPRFRAADAGPTLGHYWKNGQEIQNTDDYVEEVYNAAQYHGQDGLGQYAYGYETPESSKVENREGSGLVSGSYVYKAGSSNDLIKVRYWADSEGFHQEDNIPKVELKPAEETPALREARLAFEKAWKEAAEANSKAPTVPPPAGNYNNNYNQYQPYEAQASELNGVVVSAEQPREGKNLAYAQAQSGAYNQGGQQYGQQQQFGQQQQYGQQQQQPQYGQQQQQQQYGQQKQYGQQETEEGKYEEPEPTGPPHGFFYSFTYPVSIIVPKKDLNADGYPVDHDTVGVNGQ